In Gimesia benthica, a single window of DNA contains:
- the rbfA gene encoding 30S ribosome-binding factor RbfA, producing MTSRRLAKIAQAIKETVSTTVLFQLRDPRISNVTVLHVEVAPDVQSAKVYISIMGDERTKALCMHGLESARGFIQSKIADRIQTRYTPVIKFVQDTAVKDTMDTLRILDELQHEREQEEATQHLSSEEDGPLEEAPPED from the coding sequence ATGACATCACGTCGACTAGCAAAAATCGCTCAGGCGATAAAAGAAACGGTAAGTACAACGGTCCTGTTTCAGCTGCGCGATCCTCGGATCAGCAATGTGACAGTATTACACGTTGAAGTTGCACCTGATGTGCAGTCAGCCAAGGTCTATATTTCGATCATGGGAGATGAGCGGACAAAAGCACTCTGTATGCATGGACTGGAGTCGGCCCGCGGGTTCATTCAGTCCAAAATTGCAGATCGCATTCAGACCCGCTACACGCCGGTGATCAAGTTTGTCCAGGACACTGCCGTCAAAGATACCATGGATACGCTTCGTATTCTGGATGAGTTACAACACGAGAGAGAACAGGAAGAGGCCACACAGCATCTTTCTTCTGAAGAAGATGGTCCTCTTGAAGAGGCGCCACCGGAAGATTGA
- the fabD gene encoding ACP S-malonyltransferase, producing MSRIAFLFPGQGAQHVGMGKTIVEKYPAAKELFDRAADILQYDLAKLCFEGPSEELDSTVISQPALFVTSLAALEMLRADSPDKVLACEMTAGLSLGEYTALVFAGAMSFEDGLRVVQRRGEAMQAAADANPSGMVSILLLDRDKVAEICAAASSAGRIWIANYLCPGNIVLSGENSACERAAELAEQEGGRAIPLAVAGAFHTEIMKPADSKLSEALAGVGLKKPEIPVISNVDAKTHEDPDEIRELLIRQVLSPVLWEDSIRAMLDAGFDEFYEIGPGKVLKGLMKRIDRKISCETVNDS from the coding sequence GTGAGCAGAATCGCCTTTTTGTTTCCCGGACAGGGTGCTCAACATGTAGGTATGGGTAAGACCATCGTCGAGAAATATCCGGCGGCGAAAGAGCTGTTTGATCGCGCTGCAGATATTCTTCAGTATGATCTGGCAAAGCTCTGCTTCGAAGGGCCAAGCGAGGAACTGGACTCTACGGTCATCAGTCAGCCTGCTCTGTTTGTGACCAGTCTGGCGGCTCTGGAAATGCTGCGGGCGGATTCTCCCGATAAGGTTCTGGCGTGCGAAATGACGGCCGGATTGAGCCTGGGGGAATATACGGCACTGGTATTTGCAGGTGCGATGAGTTTTGAGGATGGCCTGCGGGTCGTTCAGCGTCGCGGTGAAGCCATGCAGGCTGCTGCGGATGCCAACCCTTCCGGTATGGTCAGCATTCTGTTATTGGACCGGGATAAGGTGGCAGAAATCTGTGCGGCGGCGTCTTCCGCTGGAAGGATCTGGATCGCCAATTACCTGTGTCCGGGTAATATTGTTTTGTCAGGTGAAAACAGCGCCTGTGAGCGGGCGGCGGAACTGGCTGAGCAGGAAGGTGGGCGTGCAATTCCCTTGGCGGTGGCTGGTGCATTTCATACAGAAATCATGAAGCCCGCTGACAGCAAGCTGTCTGAAGCACTGGCAGGGGTAGGGCTGAAAAAGCCGGAAATTCCAGTGATTTCCAACGTGGACGCTAAAACTCATGAAGATCCGGACGAGATTCGCGAATTACTGATTCGTCAGGTTCTCAGTCCTGTGCTCTGGGAGGATTCAATCCGAGCCATGCTGGATGCGGGGTTTGATGAGTTCTATGAAATCGGTCCTGGGAAAGTTCTCAAGGGGCTGATGAAGCGTATTGATCGCAAGATTTCCTGTGAGACGGTTAACGATTCATAG
- the fabF gene encoding beta-ketoacyl-ACP synthase II, which translates to MRRRVVVTGVSVVTALGLDVSEFWDKLCAGKSGIGPLERFDCSDYKVRFGGEIKDFNAADYTNLSSKDLKRVDRFVQFGLVGAHIAYRQAQLEGFEGDPYRRGVLIGSGIGGLNEIENQHDKLYNQGPARVSPFMIPKLMVNAASGNISVAYELKGPNSAVATACASATNAIGDAYKLIQNDVADIMVTGGSEAAVTPMGLSGFARMNALSTRNDDPQAASRPFDRDRDGFVMAEGAGIVVLEEYEHAKKRGVPILAEVVGYGMSADGTHMTAPDPEGRGAARAMLHAIKDAGLNPEDIDYINTHGTSTPLGDVAETVAINTVFGSHVKSMPVSSTKGHLGHLLGASGGVEFVVGVKALMEQVAPPTINLDNPDEQCNLDYVPNEPREMKLERVMKNSFGFGGHNACLIMQKAP; encoded by the coding sequence ATGCGCAGGAGAGTCGTCGTTACCGGAGTTTCTGTCGTAACGGCTCTGGGTTTAGATGTCTCAGAGTTTTGGGACAAGTTGTGCGCTGGTAAAAGCGGTATCGGTCCCCTCGAACGTTTTGACTGCTCCGACTACAAAGTCCGTTTTGGCGGCGAAATCAAGGATTTCAACGCAGCCGATTATACGAATCTTTCTTCAAAAGATCTGAAGCGGGTCGATCGTTTCGTCCAGTTTGGTCTGGTTGGGGCACATATTGCCTACCGTCAGGCACAACTGGAAGGGTTTGAGGGAGATCCTTATCGCAGAGGCGTCCTGATTGGCAGTGGTATCGGCGGTTTGAATGAAATTGAAAACCAGCACGATAAGCTCTACAACCAGGGCCCGGCGCGAGTGTCGCCATTCATGATCCCCAAGCTGATGGTCAACGCTGCCAGCGGGAATATTTCAGTTGCATATGAACTGAAAGGTCCCAACAGTGCTGTGGCGACTGCTTGTGCTTCGGCGACGAATGCGATCGGCGATGCCTATAAGCTGATTCAAAATGATGTGGCTGATATCATGGTGACTGGCGGCAGCGAGGCGGCAGTCACTCCGATGGGGCTTTCCGGCTTTGCCCGGATGAACGCTCTGTCCACACGGAATGATGATCCCCAGGCGGCCAGCCGTCCTTTCGATCGTGATCGCGACGGGTTTGTGATGGCGGAAGGTGCCGGCATCGTCGTTCTGGAAGAGTATGAACATGCTAAGAAGCGGGGTGTACCGATTCTGGCTGAGGTGGTCGGTTATGGTATGTCTGCTGATGGCACGCACATGACGGCTCCCGATCCGGAAGGTCGTGGTGCAGCCCGTGCCATGCTGCATGCAATTAAGGATGCCGGGCTGAACCCGGAAGACATTGATTACATCAATACGCATGGTACAAGTACACCGCTGGGTGATGTTGCAGAAACCGTGGCCATCAACACCGTTTTTGGTTCGCACGTCAAATCGATGCCCGTTTCCAGTACCAAGGGGCATCTGGGACACCTGCTGGGAGCTTCTGGTGGTGTCGAGTTTGTGGTGGGCGTCAAGGCGCTGATGGAGCAGGTCGCACCGCCTACGATCAACCTGGACAATCCAGACGAGCAGTGCAATCTCGATTATGTTCCTAATGAGCCGCGCGAAATGAAACTCGAACGGGTCATGAAGAACAGCTTCGGCTTCGGTGGGCACAACGCCTGTCTGATTATGCAGAAAGCCCCATAA
- a CDS encoding tetratricopeptide repeat protein, whose translation MARLLPALILCLGLPLAAAAQPTATTNDPFAQLKMQADQAQQQGDYNKSVQLASQVLQQKPDDHVAYYLRASARVESGREQGNTQTIREGVSDAREAIRYSQNQNVNYYLPYLYGMMNLAVMENKKSHAETALNVANQVLARPNLSTEERANFHYQRGMIFLPLNKPREAAQDFSETIKLSPNHFAALLALPDAYALAGENDQALASFNQVIEKQPNSPVVYNNRAMFYQQQGKLQEAINDFSRAIQLDPNYHHAITNRGFAYLEGGKPDTAEADLNKSLSIAPEQPFVLGMRGEARLLQGKIAEAIQDQTRAVQLDPQNPALHSDLGFSYFFNQNYNEALTQFNQATQLAQDQMKVLNPWVYLAMVRNNQKAEADAKFQTVLAEKPEARDSVDMLTAYLMGGVTEADLLKSIDQKDPQRAKAQTCEAHYFIGQKALLAGDTATATQNFQQSLNTGMRNLSAYRGAQYALKKF comes from the coding sequence ATGGCTCGCTTACTGCCTGCACTGATCCTCTGCCTGGGGCTTCCCCTCGCCGCGGCAGCCCAACCAACCGCCACCACCAACGATCCATTCGCTCAACTGAAAATGCAGGCCGATCAGGCCCAGCAGCAGGGCGACTACAACAAGTCCGTCCAACTCGCCTCACAGGTGCTGCAGCAGAAGCCTGACGACCATGTCGCCTACTACCTGCGTGCCAGCGCCCGCGTGGAATCAGGTCGGGAACAGGGAAATACCCAGACGATCCGGGAAGGCGTCAGTGATGCCCGTGAAGCCATCCGCTACAGCCAGAACCAGAATGTCAATTACTACCTGCCCTACCTGTACGGCATGATGAACCTGGCGGTCATGGAGAACAAGAAAAGCCATGCCGAGACAGCACTGAATGTGGCGAACCAGGTCCTGGCCCGCCCCAACCTGAGCACCGAGGAACGCGCCAACTTCCATTATCAAAGGGGCATGATTTTTCTCCCCCTGAACAAGCCCCGCGAAGCGGCACAGGACTTCTCAGAAACTATCAAACTCTCGCCAAACCATTTCGCCGCCCTGCTCGCGTTGCCCGACGCTTACGCCCTGGCAGGTGAAAACGACCAGGCACTGGCCAGCTTCAATCAGGTCATCGAAAAACAACCCAATTCCCCCGTGGTCTACAACAACCGGGCGATGTTCTACCAGCAGCAGGGAAAGCTCCAGGAAGCAATCAATGACTTCTCCCGGGCAATTCAGCTCGACCCCAACTATCACCACGCCATCACCAACCGCGGCTTCGCCTACCTGGAAGGGGGCAAACCCGATACTGCAGAAGCGGACCTGAACAAGTCCCTCTCGATCGCCCCTGAGCAGCCCTTTGTACTGGGAATGCGTGGGGAAGCCCGCCTGCTGCAAGGGAAAATCGCCGAAGCAATCCAGGACCAGACCCGCGCCGTGCAACTCGACCCACAGAACCCTGCCCTGCACTCCGACCTGGGCTTCTCCTACTTCTTCAACCAGAATTACAATGAAGCCCTGACCCAGTTCAACCAGGCCACCCAACTGGCACAGGACCAGATGAAGGTCCTCAACCCCTGGGTCTACCTGGCCATGGTCCGCAACAACCAGAAAGCAGAGGCAGACGCAAAATTCCAGACAGTCCTCGCCGAGAAACCCGAAGCGCGCGACTCGGTCGACATGCTCACCGCATACCTGATGGGCGGCGTGACCGAAGCAGACCTGCTCAAATCTATTGACCAGAAGGATCCGCAACGCGCTAAAGCACAAACCTGTGAAGCACACTACTTCATCGGACAGAAAGCCCTGCTGGCAGGTGACACAGCAACCGCCACCCAGAACTTCCAGCAGTCATTGAATACCGGCATGCGAAACCTGTCCGCCTACCGTGGTGCACAGTACGCACTCAAGAAATTCTGA
- the acpP gene encoding acyl carrier protein — MSIEEKVVGIVSEQLGHPKEDITLDSKFIDDLKADSLDIVELVMEFEDEFDVTIPDDDYDKIKTVGDVVGYITEKAS, encoded by the coding sequence GTGTCAATTGAAGAAAAAGTGGTTGGTATCGTAAGCGAGCAGTTAGGCCATCCTAAAGAAGACATCACTCTGGACAGCAAATTTATCGACGACCTGAAGGCTGATTCGCTCGACATTGTCGAACTGGTAATGGAATTCGAAGATGAATTCGATGTCACCATTCCTGACGATGATTATGACAAAATCAAAACCGTTGGTGATGTGGTTGGCTATATCACTGAAAAAGCCAGCTGA
- the infB gene encoding translation initiation factor IF-2: MSRGACLNRQGVGADKACRQIADLFTGEGLLKIRIFALAKELGMDSKVLIDECNKAGVKLKNSALASITPEERDIVIDYLQKQDQPAEGASDQAEQSAMAPQREPQKMRTIKAMTSRPQPSRSSQKARTEEEKPEIEEEVSSADVEQTEDATEAAVAEQTASETDAPSQEVSEPAATEEQAEETPKPKDETKPETDQGMSREDYVPAGGAPTSSIREMKPIGSPRSSKPQSKSKKNTALPSVAAPPAYKQPVIPKQKKKEEKAQKPEVRLTADILEQKSPLAAHLAQHSEQKKRDKDRDVQDDDSKQRRGSLSLVEARKQRREQRKEGRRGFNTEGGEQQDVVGRRPRRSKRKHDSSNIVHKTEAEVELPMTVRSLSEAMGRPAKTIMSIMFKEFGEMVTINQIIEEDTALAVAMELGVDLTFKKQKGALELVEEIVEQEDAPEDLVTRPPIITVLGHVDHGKTTLVDTLRNSKVVEGEAGGITQHIAAYQVEYNGHKLTFVDTPGHAAFSEMRSRGANVTDMVVLVVAADDGVMPQTAESISHVKASEVPMVVAMNKIDLPDINEQKVLQELTAQNVLPAEWGGETEVVRVSALKGTGLDNLLETLLLTAELHELKANPNRPAVGVCLEGFRDEGRGSVAWLIVQKGTLRIGDAVICGKSYGYIRAMYDDQDQQIEEAPPSTPIKVTGLDSVPGAGDHFVVVGDIEQARELAEERRHEGRTDVLSRHSGGPRTLDDILGSAREGAIQDLPLIIKADTPGSLEAIRSEINKFEHPEVRVKILHEGIGGVNESDVYLATASNAIIIAFHVVAEDRAMSLATQEDVEIRRYSIIYEVVDDIRAALEGLLRPELVQEQTGRALVLQTFSISRFGKIAGCRILNGTINRNDRVHLIRDQKILNQYPIASLKREKDDVKEVREGMECGILLSGFNDIKEGDLLEAFRINEVKRTLDSSS; the protein is encoded by the coding sequence GTGTCAAGAGGCGCATGCCTCAACAGGCAGGGTGTCGGGGCTGATAAGGCCTGCAGGCAGATTGCCGATTTGTTCACGGGAGAAGGGCTGTTGAAGATTCGTATTTTTGCTCTTGCAAAAGAGTTGGGAATGGACAGCAAGGTGCTGATCGATGAATGTAACAAGGCGGGGGTGAAGCTCAAAAACTCCGCTTTGGCCAGCATCACGCCCGAGGAGCGCGATATCGTGATCGATTACCTCCAGAAGCAGGATCAGCCTGCTGAAGGAGCCAGTGATCAGGCCGAACAGTCTGCGATGGCCCCCCAGAGGGAGCCTCAGAAGATGCGGACAATCAAGGCGATGACCTCGCGTCCTCAGCCATCCCGATCCTCTCAGAAAGCACGCACCGAAGAAGAGAAGCCGGAAATAGAAGAGGAAGTGTCTTCCGCTGATGTTGAGCAGACGGAAGACGCGACTGAAGCAGCAGTTGCTGAGCAGACTGCTTCGGAAACAGATGCTCCCTCTCAAGAGGTTTCAGAGCCTGCAGCTACCGAAGAACAGGCGGAAGAAACTCCGAAACCCAAAGATGAAACTAAACCTGAAACCGATCAGGGAATGAGCCGTGAAGATTATGTTCCGGCAGGGGGCGCGCCGACCTCCAGTATCCGCGAGATGAAACCGATTGGTTCCCCGCGGTCTTCCAAACCCCAGTCCAAATCGAAGAAAAATACTGCATTACCTTCCGTTGCTGCTCCACCGGCCTACAAACAGCCAGTGATTCCCAAGCAGAAGAAAAAAGAAGAGAAGGCGCAGAAGCCTGAGGTGCGTTTGACAGCAGATATCCTGGAACAAAAAAGTCCTCTGGCAGCACATCTGGCTCAGCATTCAGAGCAGAAGAAACGCGACAAAGATCGCGACGTGCAGGACGATGATTCGAAGCAGCGTCGGGGCAGCCTGAGCCTGGTTGAGGCTCGAAAACAGCGTCGCGAGCAGCGTAAAGAAGGGCGCAGGGGTTTTAATACCGAAGGTGGCGAACAGCAGGACGTCGTCGGTCGTCGGCCTCGCCGGTCCAAGCGTAAGCATGATTCTTCCAATATCGTTCACAAGACAGAGGCTGAAGTGGAACTGCCAATGACAGTGCGGAGTCTCTCGGAAGCGATGGGACGTCCGGCAAAAACAATCATGTCGATCATGTTCAAAGAATTCGGTGAGATGGTCACCATCAATCAGATCATTGAAGAGGACACTGCTCTGGCCGTCGCCATGGAACTGGGCGTGGATCTGACATTCAAGAAGCAGAAAGGTGCTCTGGAACTGGTTGAGGAGATCGTGGAGCAGGAAGATGCTCCCGAAGATCTCGTCACACGTCCTCCGATCATCACCGTACTCGGTCACGTGGACCATGGTAAGACGACTCTGGTTGATACCTTGCGTAATTCCAAGGTTGTGGAAGGTGAAGCCGGTGGGATTACCCAGCACATCGCCGCTTACCAGGTTGAATATAATGGCCATAAACTGACGTTTGTTGATACTCCCGGTCACGCGGCATTCAGTGAAATGCGATCCCGTGGGGCTAACGTAACCGATATGGTTGTCCTGGTTGTTGCTGCAGACGACGGTGTGATGCCTCAGACTGCAGAAAGTATCAGTCATGTGAAAGCCTCGGAAGTTCCGATGGTCGTGGCGATGAATAAAATCGACCTGCCTGACATTAACGAGCAGAAAGTGCTGCAGGAACTGACAGCACAGAATGTACTGCCCGCAGAGTGGGGTGGTGAAACAGAAGTCGTGCGTGTTTCCGCACTCAAGGGGACCGGCCTGGATAACCTGCTCGAAACCCTGCTGTTGACCGCTGAACTGCATGAACTCAAGGCCAATCCCAATCGACCGGCTGTCGGGGTCTGTCTGGAAGGTTTCCGCGACGAAGGTCGTGGTTCAGTCGCCTGGTTGATCGTTCAGAAGGGAACCCTGCGGATTGGCGATGCCGTGATCTGCGGTAAATCCTATGGTTATATCCGTGCGATGTATGACGACCAGGATCAGCAGATTGAAGAGGCTCCCCCATCCACTCCAATCAAGGTGACAGGTCTGGATTCAGTGCCTGGTGCTGGTGACCACTTTGTGGTTGTGGGCGATATCGAGCAGGCCCGTGAACTGGCTGAAGAGCGTCGCCACGAAGGTCGAACCGATGTTCTGTCGCGTCATAGCGGTGGACCTCGAACGCTGGATGACATTCTGGGGTCGGCCCGTGAAGGTGCGATCCAGGATCTGCCGCTGATTATCAAAGCTGATACGCCTGGTTCACTGGAAGCAATTCGCAGCGAAATCAACAAGTTTGAGCATCCGGAAGTCCGGGTTAAAATTCTGCACGAAGGTATTGGCGGTGTGAACGAGAGTGATGTCTATCTCGCAACCGCTTCCAATGCGATTATCATAGCCTTCCATGTGGTTGCTGAAGACCGGGCGATGAGCCTGGCAACCCAGGAAGATGTCGAGATCCGTCGCTACAGCATCATTTATGAAGTTGTAGATGATATCCGGGCTGCACTGGAAGGCCTGCTGCGACCTGAACTGGTACAGGAACAGACAGGTCGGGCACTCGTACTGCAGACATTCTCGATCAGCCGCTTCGGAAAGATTGCCGGTTGCCGGATTCTCAATGGAACCATCAACCGCAATGACCGGGTGCATTTGATCCGGGATCAGAAAATTCTGAATCAGTATCCGATTGCGTCACTGAAACGTGAGAAAGATGATGTCAAGGAAGTTCGGGAAGGCATGGAGTGCGGTATTCTCTTGTCCGGTTTCAATGACATTAAAGAGGGAGACCTGCTGGAAGCATTCCGGATTAACGAAGTCAAACGAACTCTGGATTCGAGCTCATAA
- the plsX gene encoding phosphate acyltransferase PlsX, producing the protein MQAEPALEVVLVGPQDLLESQIEASGYSGDRLSIVHASQVVGMEEKPTEAMRQKPDSSISVCWKLMAAHEVDAVVSAGNTGAVVASGLKTRLFLKEVKRPGIAVTLPTVAGHAVLMDVGANPSARPAHLYQYAVMGEIYAREVLGVASPKVGLINIGSEDVKGNDLYRDTYRLLNDSPLKESFVGNVEGRGLYQGEADVLICEGFVGNVVLKVSEGMAEFLMKEASQQILGSLDKEKGQALQAFQEMAKRFRYHETGGAPLLGIDGICIICHGSSDAHSITNALKGSIMFKDRGINSQIAEHLAQKPVA; encoded by the coding sequence TTGCAGGCGGAACCCGCTCTGGAAGTGGTGCTGGTGGGTCCGCAGGATCTTCTTGAATCACAGATTGAGGCTTCCGGTTACAGCGGAGATCGTCTGTCGATCGTGCATGCCAGTCAGGTGGTGGGGATGGAAGAAAAACCCACCGAAGCCATGCGGCAAAAGCCTGACAGCTCTATCTCGGTCTGCTGGAAACTGATGGCGGCGCACGAAGTGGATGCGGTTGTCAGTGCAGGCAATACCGGTGCGGTAGTCGCATCCGGTTTGAAGACGCGGCTCTTTCTCAAAGAAGTCAAGCGTCCCGGAATTGCCGTCACGCTACCAACTGTTGCTGGCCACGCTGTTCTGATGGACGTCGGGGCAAACCCTTCTGCTCGTCCCGCGCACCTGTATCAGTATGCAGTCATGGGGGAGATCTATGCACGCGAAGTGCTGGGCGTCGCATCGCCCAAAGTTGGTCTGATCAATATCGGCAGTGAAGACGTCAAGGGGAACGATCTTTATCGTGATACCTATCGTCTGCTGAACGACAGCCCGCTTAAAGAGAGCTTCGTGGGTAACGTCGAAGGACGGGGCTTGTACCAGGGCGAGGCCGATGTTCTGATCTGTGAAGGTTTCGTCGGAAATGTTGTGCTCAAGGTCAGCGAAGGTATGGCCGAGTTCCTGATGAAGGAAGCGTCGCAGCAGATTCTGGGGAGCCTCGACAAGGAGAAGGGACAGGCATTGCAGGCGTTTCAGGAGATGGCCAAGCGATTCCGCTATCATGAGACTGGCGGAGCTCCTCTGCTGGGAATTGACGGGATTTGCATTATCTGTCATGGTTCCAGCGACGCCCACTCTATCACGAATGCCTTGAAAGGAAGTATCATGTTCAAGGATCGTGGCATCAATTCCCAGATCGCCGAACATCTGGCTCAAAAGCCGGTAGCTTAA
- the nusA gene encoding transcription termination factor NusA: MDGKEVLRIVDAIQRDKSIDKEIVFSGIEQAILSAARRHFGDDQELTVDIDRESGEPTVYCNQEQLAQDILGEILGRVAAQTAKQVMIQKIREAERDTVFDEYMEMQYQSVSGTVSRVEGGAVLINLGKIEGILPRGEQIPGESFRVNDRVRAIVLDVRKAGSRVKVILSRTHPDMVRRLFELEIPEVADRIIDVRSLAREAGYRSKVAVSCIDSSIDCVGACVGMRGARIKNIVDELAGERIDIVRWNDSLQVLVPNSLQPAEVEDVILCPMLGRVIVLVRDDQLPLAIGRKGQNVRLASKLVGWDIEVMTQTELDEQLDKTVEAFSSIPGVSEELAESLVSQGFFSYYDLSVIEPDQLAELGGLTAEQCEQIVEVADRESERVEAEEEAMKHAQQNQPAAKAPAVPAPGLSDVAAASESEEATAPVVEENAAETETAESEETASESEPVEEPAVAETQTEETTDSEDVSSSTEEPLQVESETEESTEKQE; this comes from the coding sequence ATGGACGGTAAGGAAGTTCTCCGAATTGTTGATGCGATTCAACGCGATAAGAGCATCGATAAAGAGATCGTGTTCAGCGGGATTGAGCAGGCGATCCTGTCAGCAGCCCGCCGACACTTTGGGGATGATCAGGAATTGACGGTCGACATCGATCGTGAATCAGGCGAGCCAACCGTCTATTGTAATCAGGAACAGCTGGCACAGGACATTCTGGGAGAAATCCTGGGACGTGTGGCAGCCCAGACGGCTAAGCAGGTGATGATTCAGAAAATCCGTGAAGCAGAACGCGATACGGTATTTGATGAATACATGGAGATGCAGTACCAGTCCGTTTCCGGGACAGTGTCGCGCGTGGAGGGTGGTGCGGTACTGATTAACCTGGGGAAAATTGAAGGTATCCTGCCGCGTGGCGAGCAGATTCCCGGGGAATCATTCCGTGTAAATGACCGTGTGCGGGCGATTGTTCTGGATGTCCGTAAGGCGGGCAGCCGGGTGAAAGTGATTCTTTCGCGAACTCATCCTGACATGGTGCGTCGTCTGTTTGAACTGGAAATTCCGGAAGTGGCTGATCGGATCATTGATGTTCGGTCATTGGCACGCGAAGCGGGTTATCGCTCGAAGGTCGCCGTCTCCTGTATCGACAGCAGTATTGACTGTGTAGGTGCCTGTGTGGGGATGCGTGGTGCCCGGATTAAAAATATTGTTGACGAACTGGCGGGCGAACGAATTGATATCGTCCGCTGGAACGATTCGCTGCAGGTACTGGTGCCTAATTCACTGCAACCTGCAGAAGTCGAAGATGTGATCCTCTGTCCGATGCTGGGCCGGGTGATCGTGCTGGTGCGAGATGATCAGTTGCCTCTGGCTATTGGCCGCAAGGGGCAAAATGTGCGTCTGGCATCGAAACTGGTTGGCTGGGACATTGAAGTGATGACTCAGACCGAACTGGACGAGCAACTTGATAAAACCGTGGAAGCCTTTTCCTCGATTCCGGGAGTCTCTGAAGAGCTGGCTGAAAGCCTGGTCTCTCAGGGCTTCTTCAGTTACTACGATCTGTCAGTAATTGAGCCGGATCAGCTGGCCGAACTGGGCGGTCTGACCGCCGAGCAGTGCGAGCAGATTGTCGAGGTTGCTGATCGTGAAAGCGAGCGGGTCGAAGCGGAAGAAGAAGCAATGAAACACGCGCAGCAGAATCAGCCGGCGGCAAAGGCACCGGCTGTACCTGCTCCGGGACTGTCAGATGTGGCAGCTGCCTCGGAGTCGGAAGAAGCAACTGCGCCTGTTGTTGAAGAGAATGCAGCAGAGACTGAAACTGCTGAGTCTGAAGAAACTGCATCCGAGTCGGAACCGGTAGAGGAGCCGGCGGTCGCAGAAACTCAGACAGAAGAAACGACCGATTCTGAAGATGTGTCGAGTTCCACGGAAGAGCCTTTGCAAGTGGAAAGCGAAACAGAAGAATCGACAGAAAAGCAGGAATAA
- a CDS encoding beta-ketoacyl-[acyl-carrier-protein] synthase family protein, which translates to MNTESRRRILITGMGILSPIGIGTEAFQASLMSGTSGIKKSELYEFLAAPDCCVAEVADFNDSTIKKEYLKQQRRSLKVMCREIQLGVASANLAMDDSGIDLEAVDSERFGIEFGANLMLSPPEVLYSACMASTEGTEFQYERWGSDGLPKMEPLWLLKYLPNMPACHIGIVMDARGPSNSITQAEASGNLVLGEAQRIIERDWADVMVAGVTGTRIHEVKSIHAKLWDELADSPEDFSKRSRPFDKARNGQVVGEAACSLLLEEKSHAEKRGAKVWGELLGTGASCVVGRDGIPDTRTSIANAIKLAFKRAGVEAGDIGHINAHGLGDTKLDVEEYQAICDIFGDKATEIPVTALKSYFGNSGSACGIVEASGSLVGLKQGVIPATLNYETQDADCPLNVVRNEPQPTDNKLFLKISTTTFGQASASVVCGV; encoded by the coding sequence ATGAATACAGAATCACGACGTCGTATTCTGATTACCGGGATGGGGATTCTCAGCCCGATCGGAATTGGAACAGAAGCGTTTCAGGCCAGTCTGATGTCGGGGACTTCGGGCATTAAAAAATCGGAGCTGTATGAGTTTCTGGCAGCTCCAGACTGCTGCGTGGCTGAAGTCGCCGATTTCAATGACAGTACAATCAAAAAAGAGTATCTGAAGCAGCAGCGCAGAAGCCTCAAAGTGATGTGCCGCGAAATCCAGCTGGGAGTTGCTTCTGCCAATCTGGCGATGGATGATTCCGGGATTGACCTGGAAGCCGTCGACAGTGAACGTTTCGGGATTGAGTTTGGTGCGAACCTGATGCTCAGCCCTCCTGAAGTGCTTTACTCGGCCTGCATGGCCAGCACCGAAGGCACTGAGTTCCAATACGAAAGATGGGGGTCAGACGGGCTTCCCAAGATGGAGCCGCTCTGGCTGTTGAAATATCTGCCGAACATGCCGGCCTGTCACATTGGAATCGTGATGGATGCCCGCGGTCCCAGTAACTCGATCACACAGGCTGAGGCGTCTGGGAATCTGGTGCTGGGTGAAGCTCAGCGGATCATTGAGCGTGACTGGGCAGATGTCATGGTCGCTGGTGTGACTGGAACCCGGATACATGAAGTCAAATCGATCCACGCGAAGCTGTGGGATGAACTGGCTGACTCTCCCGAAGATTTCTCTAAGCGTTCTCGTCCTTTTGATAAGGCACGCAATGGTCAGGTCGTAGGAGAAGCAGCCTGCTCCCTGTTGCTGGAAGAGAAGTCTCATGCTGAGAAGCGTGGGGCCAAGGTCTGGGGCGAACTGCTCGGGACTGGTGCTTCCTGTGTTGTTGGTCGGGATGGTATTCCCGATACCAGGACTTCGATTGCTAATGCCATTAAACTCGCGTTTAAGCGAGCTGGTGTCGAAGCAGGAGATATTGGTCATATCAATGCCCACGGTTTGGGTGATACCAAGCTGGATGTCGAAGAGTACCAGGCGATCTGTGACATCTTTGGTGACAAGGCGACAGAAATTCCGGTTACTGCCCTAAAGAGTTACTTCGGAAATTCTGGTTCTGCTTGTGGAATCGTGGAAGCCAGTGGTTCACTTGTGGGACTGAAGCAGGGAGTGATTCCAGCGACATTAAACTACGAAACTCAGGATGCAGATTGTCCGTTGAATGTCGTTCGAAATGAACCGCAGCCGACCGACAATAAGCTGTTCCTGAAAATCAGTACCACGACTTTCGGCCAGGCCAGTGCCTCGGTTGTCTGTGGTGTCTGA